The following nucleotide sequence is from Solanum dulcamara chromosome 7, daSolDulc1.2, whole genome shotgun sequence.
TTCTTCTAAAATTACTTTACGCCAAGGATTTAAAAATTACTTTAGGTCATTCGTTCAAATCTCATGTGCGGCACTTGACCATCTTTTGAATTCTCtagtataataatttttttctattttcctcttttattttctaCGCTGTTTCCTTTTTGTCctatctttctcttttgttAGTCTCGATAAAGTGTACACATTATAAAACATGTTCCCATCTTTCAAATTACTACTACGTATTTTTTGAATCGTTTTATATATATGCCAAATTATGTCCAATCACCTTctaattcctttttttcttttcacttttaTCTAATCTATATTAGCTCTTTTTGTCTTAAATGTTGAAAAGTGTATTGCATTCTTATCATCATGCTTTTGACTGATTGACAAAATTATTGCTTGTACTGTTTAtttaagttttcttttctttttcactcTTTTGATAGCTTTTTCACAATGCTCCAATTATTTAACATCCAACTAATTCACATCTTTTTGCACACATCAGTAAATAATTCTAACTATTATGGAATATTAAGTAGGCGTTTAGCcataaatttaaaatgtttTTTACTTTACTCGAACTTTATGAAGTTGAATTTATGTTTAATAAACTTTTTACAACGGAGATAAAAGATCGCTTTATCTGAAATTAATGGAGATGAAGTTGTCAAAAAACAAGTTTGGAGCCCATTTCGTGAAATTCAACtctgaattttaaaattttataatcatAAGCTGATTTTgaataaaatgaataattttCATGGTAAAAATCAGTAGTAGTACCTGAAAAATTCAAGCGGTCAAAAGTTGGTGGGGGTGGGGTTATAAATGTCATGATCAGACACTCTGGCCCCACTAGATAGTGTGTTGTCTTTGTCCTCATTGAAGAATAACAAATTGATGTTTGCTGGCAAAGTAGTATTTACTAACTGAGTAATTGAAAACTGTAAACGCCTTCAAATAAGGGCTGGTGATTAGATAAGGGTggtgttctttttctttttggttaaATACATCAATAATTCTTTAACTTGCCAAAAAATTTCatttagatattcaaaataAGACTTGTTTTAATATTTGAGCATCTGAACACATAATAAAGTGTTTCTACTAAATActtttgattcaaattttgaagaaataGTTGAACGTATTTTTAGACAAACACAAAGTTTGGACTAAACTTACTTAGTTCGACTGCAACCGTATCTCGATGGCTAGCTCTACCCCTTCTTGTGTtacatcaaattcaaataaCACTTCTTAAGGGTTACTTATAATTTGATGGCTTCTGCTATATAAGTTATTGACTTAACTTTTAGCTATGCCATTTTAGGCATTAGACGATACCTACGGAAAAAAATTTATCGTGGATAAAGAGTGTTTAGACAcgaaaattttcatatttagcTACGATGTTTGTCATGGTTGTATATGCATAATGTTATAAGTAGTAATTGATTGAACTAAAGAGATACAATTTGTTGGCTTACTCTGTTTTGAAATGTTTAGTGTAtctttttcttctattgattaCCTCTTGACAAGTTACTTCTTTATTTAGTGGCACGTCTCCAACGACTACAGGCTCCACAACGACTACGGGCTCCACCACGACTACGGGCTCCACCACGAAAACACCATCCACAACCACAGCCAACACGGGTGGATCTCCTTACGTGACAAATCAGGGTGTATTAGGAGGTGTCAACAACGGTTTAGGTCCGTCGGGTGCTGGCATGAACACAGATATGAGCCATGGTGGGATTTCACTGCAACAGGGCAACCTGATTTCCTTTAtaaccattattattattattactgcaCTTGCATTAATTTGAGCTAAATTAGAGAAGAAATTCCACTGTTTGTGTACTATAAGGGGGTCGTTGTGGGGACTTAATGTTAAAATTGTATGAGCAGAAATGGGCCTATGCCTATATATGCATGTGATGCTATTACTGTAATTGTTGGTATTTGTTTGTCCCTTCCCATCTATTTTGATGTCTAAAGATAGTAGTTTTTTGACTCCTCTCTAGTTGGTTTATGTGGTGATTAATTAATGAGAACCTTTCAATCCTTGTGTTAATGatgttttttaataaaaaatttactCAACTCATTTTGTTTAAGGTTTTAGTTCCCACTGAGGGTGTATATCGTTGTTTTTACACCTTTaaatcattttgaatttttcagGTTAAAAATTATGTGTGTTTTACTTTTCATACTCTTTTAACACTAAGTTTGCCTACAATTAGTTGGTAAAAACACTCACTAAATCATGTTCATCATTATGTTTTTAGAACTCACAATCTTAGAGTTGGAGATGAAGAGTGTTTACTATCTCGCaactcctcttcctcttctggTGCCTATTGAGTGTCTTAATCAACAATACCATACTATGAAGATTGACCACTTTCAGTTATAAAGATTATCTATGAACAAAAAGCAATTATTAAAGGTGATGGCACTAGACTATTCCGAGTTAGTTGAATAAAAACGtatattcaaatttttttaactGTGATGACACTCGACTACCCAAGTCAGTTGAATCAAAACGTATATCAATCCAATTTGTACTAGGAAGCTAAAACATACAAGTCCAAAACAGTTGAATTATTAATAAAGATAAAGTCGAATAACAATGTAAAAGCAAAACAATCTCCCAAGAACCGGTGTTACATTGTCATGAGCAAAACTAAAAAGACATGGTacaaataactcaactagtacaGAGATCAACAATGAAAATGCAAAAACATAAAACTAGAAAGGATTATGTCAAAATTTGAACCAAAATTACTCAATTCAGCCAAACACATATGCCATGAATATAGTTGCACTATCATACATAGCCAACCAACAAATTCACAAACTAGATTGCAGGTAGCAGTAGTAATAGCTTCTGTTAAAGAGCTATATTAAAGCCATTTTTGAAAGTCGTTTCCGAGACAACAATGTCCAGCGTTCCTATATTTTCTTCAGCTATCATGTCTATCTCCATATCAATCACTTTGTTGCTGCCCCCTTTGGTACATCCATCTGTGTCTTGTCCCACGCGGTAAAATAATCCCCACAGGAAATGCTCGCTGTTCCATCCTGCAAGAACATCACAAGGTGAAAGACAACTCTACAAGTATAAGAAAAGAATATAGAGATAATAGACGTAATTTGAGAATCACTGCGCAGGGCTATGGATGCAAGTATAAGTAGCTCAACATCATTAATAAACGTTCTCATCACCAAATCTTTGGTATGCATGAACTCCACCAGATCAGTATATATCTCAGACCTACATATAATAGGGAATGCGAATGATCAATTTCTAGTAAAAACATTCCTGGGCAAGGATGCAATTCTACTTTGCAACCCTTACCCCTTTACGGATTTAGATATATAAGGCAGAAACTGACCTTTCTCTCTCACTTGCAAAGAAATACAGTCCTATATCTTCTTTTTCCGGACAATGATTGTTGAATAGACTTGCCCAGATATCCCTACGTGGAactaattaaaatttaagagtATGAGGCAATAGCCTTGAGAACTCATACACCTAACGTCTAACTCGAAAAAGAGAATGAGCCTGGATACAGTTATTGAGCATCCCAGGTGCAAATTTCATAGCACCTGAGATGTCAAAACTTCCCCTGAAATGCAAAGAGGAAGAGaaaaactaataattatagGGAAGAGAGCATGTATTCTTGTTGAATGGTGCCAATTCCTCAAATAAATGAAAGATCATCAATATGTACATGTAGTTGTTACTCCTATACCTTAACCACTAGGTCATTTCCTCGGGGACCAACATTATGTTGTTAACTATAAAGTGTTATATATTTATCCGTACttttcaataaataaattacaaaGAAAAGGAGGTTAATCAGTCAGCTGATTACTAGCAAAGATGGCCATCCAAAAATAGAGATGAGCTGAATTTGAATTAGTAATAAATATACATGATGAAGGGTACTTACTTCCAGGAATGAACTTGAGCAGGATCATAAGGGTGTGTCATAAGTGGATTCATCATTACACTCGCTTTCAGGGCATCGGGACTCCTAAGCTCCAGAATGTTAGAACCACCAGGACCTAACAAGCAGGCTACATCAATTGGATGGAAGTACTGTAGTAAATAAATTTTGTTAAGAAAGATTTGCAAATATTGATGGTGTAAGAGAGATCattattttgaaagaaaatatcaaCTCTAGATATATCAATggcattatttttaaaaatattaataagagtatatgaaagaaaatgaaatgaagaGGATAAATCTAAACAAGTAATGAATACAAGAGATGTTGGTGAAGACTTAACTTTAGAAGAGGCAGTATTTAATAGACTAAGTGCTTCTTCAATAGGTATATATCTCGTTTTTCCGGTCTATACCTCCTTTTCCCAGTTAATACCATGCCCACCACGAAACTTTAAACATTTCTTTGGTGGCAGATTACTCTGACAAATCTTTGCAGAAGTGTGTAACTTGGATCTCTCAGAGTACTTATTTTCCGATTTTCTGACACATTCTTCACAACACCAATCATCTGGTGCATCTTCAAAACAGCCCACCACACAATACCTGAaaggaagaattttttttagaggACTACGTGTGCATAAAAAATACGAACAGTATTTAACAGAATCAAATGCCACAACATGCTAACGAAAGAATCAATATATACTTTAGGTGGAACTCAATATCAAATACCATTTAGGATCTGACAGTAAAGAATGCTACAAGGATTAGACAACTCGAAGAGATCCTTATTCTCCCTAAGAGGTCTATTCCACTTTTCACTCCTatttaagatttttaaaaaggaaGCAAAGCTGATAGTCTAATTAGTAATTTCCTTCGAAGAGGAGCAGCCCCTTGGTGAAAAGATCAACTTCTCTCTCGGAAATGGCAAGTTTGAGTTTTGGGATTGGGACAATGTTTGAGGTTTGGGATTGGGAAAAATTTGAGGTTTACAAAGAACATACACGTATGGCACAAGGTGATGAAGCAAGTATGGATCAGAGAGTCTTGGCTTTCAGCTCGCCTGACTGCCCTTTCACactaaagagagagagagagagcgcgCTTACTGGTGCACGTCAGCATCTTTACATTGATAACAGGTAATAATTGCTGCTTCAAAACCTATATCACCGcaaatttcacaatttttttccAGCAAGTTCACATAGAAAACACGAAATTCAGAATCTGACTGACTCTTGATCCAGCTTAAGTGAAGCTCATACACAATATCCGAATGTGGCGCAAGCATAGAGTAAAAACTAAATTAGGACTTGGGACAATTGAACTGCACACAGACCCAACAAACAACAGCATATCGATTATTATTGTCTAATAGAGATGAAAATCGTAGTTGTTAATAGTTGTGTGATATATAAAGCTGATACATTGTTTGGCGATCAAATCCAGAACTTCAATACCACATTATTGATGAAGGCAATGaacaatattttgagtaaattgTCAAGATTTTCTCTTAATCTAGTCACTTAATGATACAGAACATGTTATTAATCTTCCAGTTGCCATCTCAATTTATCTAcgcttttattttttaattttaagaacATCCGAGCATTAGAAATACTTTACCAAATATTCTTCAATAAAGTAGAATAAAACACATTTTTTGGATAAATCACACTAGGTAAGTTCAGTGAAATCAGCTCCACCTCTTTGACCCTCTGACCTTTCTTGGATATCACCACATAAAACTCAGTAATCCTTTCGGGTGTTAAAAAGCATATTTACAACTTTGACTTTTATATTTTGCATAAAAGAggggaaaaaaaattcaaattaaataataataaaaaataaaaaaggcacACGTTTAATCCACTCTAATCATCCCAAAAGGAATGCCGGCCTTTTGTCATGGAGAAGAAAGACAAATGCAGAGGCATTGATCGCATGAACAGCTCCTACCGGTAAAACAAATATtctcttcattttaatttatttaatttattattattttcagttcttttttaaaaaaagattatttatttattttaacaattttctaatttcaataaatattttaatactttCAGCATTACTGTCCTTTTTATTTAACCTTTTTAGATTCTCTGTCATAGATCAAAATCAGACAAACAACAGATGAAATTGGAGGAGTAAATACTTACAAAtatagtataatatactcttccatcccaatttatatgacaccttttaaagagatttaaatGTTCCTTCGACATAATTTTTTCcaatgtcttttaaatattttgaattataattaattatgacttatattttttttatagtaatttcaaatatgtaaatttcatttttaaaaacataaaaattcttGTCAAAAttcaactaattttttttaaaaaaaaaattcttaaaattctAACTGTGCCACACGTAGTAAGAACTTACTAAACAAAAACTTAGGGTTTACCTTGTGGGGCTGTCGTCCCTTTTGCCTCGGAGAGTGAGTGGCTATTTGCGATCCACAATGGCACACCAACAACGAAAAAAAATCTAAACGGGTCTACACATCACACAACTTTTGagtaataaatttaatttccgaccaaaaatatagaatttacttaaaataaagataaaaaaacaCATGTGAAATGAACAATGAAAAGATAAACATCATACCTTAAAAGTTGAAACTCAAACCTCAAAACGCGATAAGTAAGGCTTGCTCAGTTGGTTAAGCACCTTCACCCACGACCGGTAGgtcctgggttcgagtcacactggaggggaagtgtggaaacactataaatcctccaaaatgggggtaaaaaaaaaaaaaaaaaactcaaaacgCTCAAATCAAGGTGTATTGTAATGATTAGTTTCTCTTGAGGTATACTTATATATAAGTGAAAAAGTAGTAAATGTAGACCTAAAAATTATAATCCGGAAAGTATAAACAGATTATATAAAAAgtaactaattaattataatatgtCGACTAGTTGTATACGGATCAAACAATCAAGTCAAATTGAACCAAGAAGTAacggaagaaaaaaattgacttatgctTTGATTTGATTGATCTAGCGTTGAGAAAAAACCCCGACCactctttatttgatttggtatatatatatatatatatatatatataaaagaggaAAAGTAGTAAATGTAGACCCAAAAATTATAAACCAGAAAGTATaaacaaattatataaaagtaactaattaattataatatgtCGACTAGTTGTGTACGGGTCAAACAATCAAGTCAAATTGAACCGAGAACTAAGTCAAACGGaataatttttttgacttatgatttgatttgattgatctAGCGTTGAGAAAAAAACCCCGACCACTCTTTATTTGATTTAgtattaacaaaaaaataaatcaaattgaacccaaatcaaatcgacataatatatattttacacTCTTTTATAcatcaaaatttattaaatataatcttctttgttaatatattttaaattagtttaaattaattagttgaaacaaaaaataatattgtacaAAAAATTATCGCATATATGAAATCGAGTAGAGTGAGCAAACAATGATGACGACGCAAGAGGAGCCTCTATTCTCAACCCTtaaatagttgaaagaagtattTTTACTTAAAAGTATAAACGATCTCTTTTTCACCACCAATGATGGAAGAAATGAATTTTATTTTCCCTCCATTTTTCAATTCACATTACACCTCATCTTTAAAGCTTAGTCTTTAAAAAAATCCAACAATCCGGCACATGAATGAGAAATGGctatattatgaaaatatgcatgaaaaaATTATGTGTTATATAAATAAGAATTAATCGCATATGAGTAAATATGTTTTTATTTGAACTCTACATAGTGAACATACATCGAGTACACTTGGTCAATTAgtagatttgatatttttgaatcGTCGAGATCTTATATATACCTAGACAACATATTTCACTCAATTAATCCTTAATCGTTCTTGGTTCTTATTGTTGTTCGCTTCAAGTCACGAACACACCTGATTTTATGAGAACGTAGAGAATTGGTCATATACTAATTATTCTTGAGGTGGCTTACATCTTACACTCACATAAGTAATTTCAAAACGTGTAACCCATAGATACACTATTTGATCATATCATGTCaaacttataaattatttaaaagtctCAATACTTTATCCTTGTTTCTGAACATTATCTTATTATAAGATTAGATTTAGTTTAGTGACAATATTGAACCGTTATTCATAACTTTGTTTGGTCTAgttctgataccaaatttgtcacgctccgagagggtaccctaggcgtggccgacactcagaacccatctctggcctccgagagaaccacttggtcccatcactcattcgttcatcaacGGAatacttaagtgaaaataagaatacttattgTTGTtctcgccatcatcaacatcaaatgaaaaaaataatcttcagaagaagtagtttcaaatgAGAagtactccaattacatcatcaaactccgTCTAttaagcctctaacactatcagacggtgtcaatgacatgtccatgactacctcaaaagaaacataatactcaacaataataaaagaataaagagttctttcaaatacaagaaggactcaccaattagctaaaaaataatgatcttcaataatgcgtctgttgaggatctctaacacctgtatctgcatcataaaattatgcaggtcgaatgacgccagtaatggaatgtatgagtatgtaaaatggcaggaaagtaaggacagatataaaaaaactcctctcaggaagactcggctgagaactcaacatcatctcaacatcaatatgtaatgcaagtttaaaaataataataataagcaatgcttacttagttgggagtttctctaaccgataaccatcacttatgagctagtgatgatacaacgaagcgatgtcgttgccacatctatccaataccttgccaggttaaaggacatcaccatcttggatccaatcatcaaagtcctcttttggggacTTAAAAGGCAtggcctccatcctacgctagctacgtagttctgAGATTTGAATCAATTacactcttacccaactcgttGCTCAATATTActtccaaaatatgtgctcatattaacctcatcatctagtcttattggaaaaacatcaaactcatcttattacctcttcatcaatcattacacttcaacacattatttacatctcatcaaaacatcttgctcaaaatataatttactcaaattcatttaaactcaattcttttgctctttcaaaactcaataaaatacatatatagtattacttcaaattactttttttgtcaataaatattaaaagccaacatctttactcaaaacacgtgtaaaaatattcatgaacatcaaatcaattagggttcatgggaaagtagccacaaacaataatttcaataatatgagagataaaaatattaataatctcaatgcataaatatatctaactcaatagaagaagaattagctcatttagaattcaagaattacggtaaaactcaactataactcaattatgatgaatttaattattggacgcatggacaaactcaatccaatgctataaatagccttacatacctgaaatttgaaactttactccgaattgaagaactcaatgaccactcttgaacccctagacTTTTCTCTTCgctggagcgttttgtgtaccaCCCGGAGTATAaaaatcaccggaatagtatttctacactactaaaaactaaaactatattcgagaatgagtaaagaagtgtatggagagaagagttgcttgagaaaacttgatgaataaaatgagaaaataaggtggtatttataggtgtgaagggagggacctaacaataaataaaaataattacaaaggatgatcttgaaaattcaatggaggattgtgatatcatggatgatgtcaaatggaggactattgatgtcatgggtgatgtcaaatggatctagacctttccatggttggtgagatgaaccttcttttaatggaatactcatttttggagttgagttttaacaagataactttctaagtaggatttggtgtctttatgaattgtagatatagaagtatactttcatgtcgttcaagaatcaaccgatttggagcatcctaccatgagatatgatttttcttctacaaacactccatttcgtcacagcaccatatcttctaaaaaataatttatttgacctacgtatcctccgaatcttaagatatggtctttatgaaagttgtaggtaatgccgttggggttattcaaatatttgaatcacctaatttggactattctttgaaaagttatgccaaaaatacagaagcaatatcattttcatcgagaattgaaataccacatacaacgttttaggggtgttacacatGTGTAGTTAGCTGTAACTATCATTGAGGTTCAATTACGATATGCAACTCAGTATTTTGATGAAGCTATTTCAAGATTACACTACAAAGGTGCCGATGACACCTTGATTGTGCTTATGTTAGAAcatcatgtatatatatttgatgtGCTTAGTAATACATACACAAATCAGTCTACTTTTCTTTCTGATATCTTTTTTCTCACACGAAAATACAAATagttttatttctttaattaattagaaaacccataaaaatcgTGTCCAACAgattagaaaataataaatcattGTCTAATAACTTAGCTACTACACCTTAActagacataatacataaatatgacccTTAACTTGATTTTTGCTGGCAACTATAACCTCTAACTTTATTAGTGCATAAGTAagcactttaactatccaaaaaCTTGAACAATATATACATTCGTTCTAATGGCGtcctacatgacaattttgtttCATACATGGCGTCCTACTTGTATTATGCTATGTAGGACACGgatgtctacttgttcaatctTATTCAAGTTtaagtgcctacttgtgcacATTCAAAGTTGGAGAGCATAAATACCAACAAAAGCCAAATTAAAGAGCATATTTATGTGTTATGCTCTTTGGTTaatataactttcattttccATTCAAGTACATAACCATCCAATTGTTCTACTATGAAAGCAAGAATCAAGGATAGTAgggttttaatttaattataggTTCATAGTCAATTCTCATTTTTAAGAGTTAGAAATCCTTACAAATCCTTAGAAATCacatattttcaaatatttctcatttaGATAAGGAGCTTGATAAGTTGGGataaaaaaatgagaaactTCAAAAGGAAATCCATTACTTTTATTATTAACTTATAAAAAATTCACTTGTTTACGAGCTAATTTTTTAGATTCACGCTAGTTTGCAATATTACGAATCTTATCAAATTTTGGACTTTGGATACATGTATTTGGCGCGTTCAGATATatccaaatacatgtatctcagatacatgAGGTCAAAATTAGGTTTAATTTGTTCTAGATACACTGATccaagtggattcacatatatcTAACGCTAGCTCTCGCTCGCCTTTCTCATATCTCGCTCGCACTCTCCTCTCTCCTTGTATCTGGTATCCCAAATATATGTATCTAGCACAATTCACATGTATATGAGGATCTCGCTCTCCTTTCTCCttctctcgctcgcctctctacTTATTTAAGTATATCTGGtagcaaaaatacatgtatataagtatatttgacttgaaatatgatatgaaattattaattagtgagatagtatataataattttaaattatagtaagaattagtaaatatgattgaaatatttGTCTAATTAGATAATTGTGTCAAACAACTTAAAAGTCTAACTAGCAGTTTAAAAACATTTGATTTTATCAAAAAGTTATCGATATTATTTCGATGCAAGCAATCCATGTGTCATCAattcatttatatttcatttgGTGACATAATAACAAAGGATATATGTGTGTGATACAcgttatttagatattttaatataaaaatataagaagTAAACGGAAAGTAAGAAGTTTGAAAGTTCATTGTAATCAAGATAAGTTAAGAATATGAGATCTTTTCTCAATTTATACGTTGCTCGTGACTTAAAATATATGAGAATGACATATATATTGCGCGACAAGAATATATACGACTGTCAAATATAAAAGGAATATTACTTGAAATGTTAGATTTTAGTTTTGATTTTTATGTCGTGTTTTGATATGAATTCGGCATTGTATTAATGCATTTCTCTGCTAGTTATACACCCAAAAACATGCCCTATCTATGCATctatttgaaattcatgatttaaatattatatgttaAGACCGAGCTATTTGTTCATATGTGATGTTGTGGAGCTGAGTTGTGAAGGATCGGAGATTTTGTGTATTTGAGGTTAAATGACATATTGTTAGACACTCCGTAAGTTCAATATTGATATACTGATGCGGACTATATAAATCTGAGATTGAAATACGAATGAGGATCGTGTGGGTCCAAATTAATACAAAAATGATTGTTGAGTCGGACTGCTATGACTATATACGAGGACTCTTTTGTGAAATCAATGATTTGACTAATTACCCATATGGATTTTTAAGAAAATCTT
It contains:
- the LOC129896651 gene encoding uncharacterized protein LOC129896651, encoding MILLKFIPGIPRRDIWASLFNNHCPEKEDIGLYFFASERERSEIYTDLVEFMHTKDLVMRTFINDVELLILASIALRSDSQITSIISIFFSYTCRVVFHLVMFLQDGTASISCGDYFTAWDKTQMDVPKGAATK